Proteins co-encoded in one Bemisia tabaci chromosome 9, PGI_BMITA_v3 genomic window:
- the LOC109033039 gene encoding uncharacterized protein, translated as MDNSLAETMTAPQDSKSGLNPCPFGQSMRLQHFGFAPTYLPLNHGSYGVSPHYVQEKLHALHKVSNERPTVFMKWTMPKMQAESRAAVAQILCCPVDDLVLVPNNSTASDLILRNVNWKEGDVILYHDLTYPALKKALCHIEEISPVRAEKVNMSWPVSDDDLERHYEEAILRINAETSRQVRMLIIDTITSVPGLLLPWERMCALARRHSVYSLVDGAHGIGHIDIDLTAAQPDFFFSALHKWLFVPRGCTAMYVNPRVCHLIRATLPISHSFQPLPNCTIMSLDEVPTPNTTSSLAELFSFVATQDYCPQLVIPAALAFRKQVCGGEKAIQKYCAEVAWKGAEAAAEVLGTEVMHIPDATVREKACFLVNVRMPISLSKYQRADLKEIFDYIQRAAAVDFDTFFQIAYVSDTFWWRISGQVYIEVKDIVKGAEYLKILCARVRDGSWIEDRKRKSLGFSIEVE; from the coding sequence ATGGATAACTCACTGGCAGAAACCATGACGGCTCCACAGGACAGTAAGAGTGGTTTAAACCCTTGTCCGTTCGGTCAATCTATGCGACTGCAACATTTTGGATTTGCACCTACATACCTACCCCTAAATCATGGTAGCTATGGGGTCTCACCTCATTACGTACAGGAAAAATTGCACGCTCTGCACAAGGTATCAAATGAGCGGCCAACAGTCTTCATGAAGTGGACAATGCCGAAGATGCAGGCTGAGTCACGTGCAGCGGTCGCCCAAATTCTATGCTGCCCGGTCGATGACCTCGTGCTGGTGCCGAATAACTCAACAGCTTCCGACCTGATATTACGTAATGTGAATTGGAAGGAGGGAGATGTTATTTTGTACCATGATCTCACGTATCCTGCACTCAAGAAAGCGCTGTGTCACATAGAGGAGATATCTCCGGTTCGGGCCGAAAAAGTAAACATGTCGTGGCCAGTTAGCGACGATGATCTTGAACGTCACTACGAGGAGGCTATCCTGCGTATCAACGCTGAAACCAGCCGGCAAGTGCGCATGCTCATCATTGACACTATCACGTCTGTACCAGGTCTTTTACTCCCATGGGAACGCATGTGTGCCTTGGCGCGCCGTCACAGTGTTTACAGTTTAGTTGATGGAGCCCATGGAATTGGTCATATCGATATCGATCTCACTGCAGCTCAGCCCGATTTCTTCTTTAGTGCGCTGCATAAATGGTTATTTGTTCCTCGCGGTTGTACTGCGATGTATGTAAATCCTCGAGTTTGCCATCTCATCCGAGCCACGCTTCCTATTAGCCATAGTTTTCAGCCTTTACCAAATTGTACTATCATGAGCTTAGATGAGGTTCCCACACCTAACACCACTTCATCTTTAGCAGAGCTTTTTTCTTTCGTGGCCACGCAGGACTATTGTCCACAACTAGTCATTCCTGCTGCTTTAGCTTTTCGCAAGCAGGTATGCGGTGGAGAGAAGGCAATCCAAAAATATTGTGCGGAAGTTGCTTGGAAGGGTGCAGAAGCAGCTGCAGAAGTCCTTGGCACTGAAGTTATGCATATTCCGGATGCCACTGTCCGAGAAAAAGCTTGCTTCTTGGTAAATGTGCGTATGCCTATCTCTCTCTCAAAGTATCAACGTGCGGATCTGAAGGAAATATTTGATTACATACAGCGCGCCGCTGCTGTAGactttgatacatttttccaGATCGCCTATGTTTCAGATACGTTTTGGTGGCGCATCAGCGGCCAAGTATACATTGAAGTAAAAGATATTGTTAAAGGAGCAGAGTACTTGAAGATTTTATGTGCACGGGTTCGAGATGGATCGTGGATAGAAGatcgaaaaagaaaaagcttGGGTTTTTCCATAGAGGTTGAATAA